A genome region from Thermodesulfobacteriota bacterium includes the following:
- a CDS encoding thioesterase family protein, with translation MARVKLDLPEEFVFFTEIPLRVNDINYGGHLGHDSILTLTHEARVRLLRRYGFTEMDVDGPGLIVSDAVIVYKSEAFYGETMRIEVAASDFSQYGCDFLYKISEKETGREVARAKTGIVFFDYKERKVALVPEKFKEIFLK, from the coding sequence ATGGCAAGAGTTAAATTAGACCTGCCGGAAGAATTTGTTTTCTTCACGGAAATCCCTCTAAGGGTTAATGACATAAACTACGGAGGCCATTTAGGGCATGACTCTATACTTACTCTGACCCATGAAGCCCGGGTCAGACTGCTCCGTAGATACGGCTTTACCGAAATGGATGTTGATGGCCCCGGCTTGATCGTCTCTGATGCGGTTATAGTGTACAAATCCGAGGCATTTTACGGCGAAACTATGAGGATCGAAGTGGCGGCTTCCGACTTCAGCCAGTACGGTTGCGATTTTCTCTACAAGATCAGCGAGAAGGAAACGGGCAGAGAGGTGGCCAGGGCCAAGACCGGGATAGTCTTTTTTGATTATAAGGAAAGAAAGGTGGCTTTGGTTCCGGAGAAGTTTAAAGAGATTTTTCTCAAATAG
- a CDS encoding acetyl-CoA C-acetyltransferase yields MQKVVICEPLRTAIGTFSGTLKDFPAPTLGATVVKEILNRTEIDPKEIEDCIMGNILSAGQGMNPSRQVALNAGLNIQTPAFTINRVCGSGLQSVALAAQAIKAGDAELVLAGGIENMSAAPFYLQKARYGYRMAMPKDEIVDGMVYDGLWDIFNNYHMGVTAENLAEIYNITREEQDEFAYKSQMKAKAAQEEGKFKDEIVPVMVPQRKGDPIPFEKDEHVRGDTTPQSLAALRPVFKVGGTVTAGNASGINDGAAAMLVASADKAKALGLKPMGAVVAYAVAGVEPSIMGIGPVPAIQKALDKAGLSLDDIDLFELNEAFAVQSLAVLRDLPIPEERINVNGGAIALGHPIGASGAIILTKLLHEMKRRKAKRGLASLCIGGGMGIAMIVEKA; encoded by the coding sequence ATGCAGAAGGTAGTCATTTGCGAGCCCTTAAGAACAGCAATTGGAACGTTCAGTGGAACCCTCAAAGATTTCCCAGCTCCTACGCTGGGTGCTACGGTTGTCAAAGAGATTTTAAACCGAACCGAAATCGACCCAAAAGAGATCGAAGACTGTATCATGGGAAACATTCTCTCTGCAGGACAGGGAATGAACCCTTCCAGACAGGTTGCGCTCAATGCGGGACTCAACATACAGACCCCGGCATTCACAATCAACCGGGTTTGCGGTTCCGGACTTCAGTCCGTCGCCCTGGCCGCTCAGGCAATCAAGGCCGGAGACGCGGAGTTAGTATTGGCTGGTGGAATCGAAAACATGAGCGCAGCGCCGTTTTATCTTCAGAAAGCACGTTATGGTTACAGAATGGCTATGCCCAAGGATGAAATAGTCGACGGGATGGTCTATGACGGGCTATGGGACATCTTTAATAACTACCACATGGGAGTTACCGCAGAAAACCTGGCAGAGATATATAACATTACCAGGGAAGAACAGGATGAATTCGCTTACAAGAGCCAAATGAAAGCTAAGGCGGCCCAGGAAGAAGGAAAGTTTAAGGACGAGATTGTCCCGGTCATGGTGCCCCAGAGGAAAGGGGACCCTATTCCCTTCGAGAAGGATGAGCACGTCAGGGGAGATACAACACCGCAAAGCCTGGCCGCATTACGCCCGGTGTTTAAGGTAGGGGGAACCGTCACCGCTGGAAACGCATCCGGGATCAACGACGGAGCTGCGGCAATGCTGGTGGCCAGCGCGGACAAAGCAAAAGCACTGGGACTCAAGCCCATGGGTGCAGTAGTAGCCTATGCAGTTGCCGGTGTCGAGCCATCCATCATGGGAATCGGACCGGTGCCAGCTATTCAAAAGGCTCTGGATAAGGCCGGACTTTCCTTAGACGACATCGACCTATTCGAGCTCAACGAAGCCTTTGCCGTACAGTCCTTGGCCGTGCTCAGAGACCTGCCCATTCCGGAAGAGAGGATAAACGTGAATGGCGGCGCCATTGCCCTAGGCCATCCGATCGGAGCCTCGGGCGCCATCATATTGACTAAACTCCTCCACGAGATGAAAAGAAGAAAAGCAAAAAGAGGTCTGGCCTCACTTTGCATCGGCGGTGGCATGGGGATAGCAATGATCGTAGAAAAGGCTTAG